ATGCTAACAACTAAATTCTTGTTCTTGGGCAACCACCTAAAATTACTATAAATGAATTGCTAAAACTGCAGAACAGGACTTTACTCGTAATTGATCTTAGCTATGATAGttgttatttttttcttgataaaCCTTCACTGATCTCATGTATGGTACTTAAAAAATATAGATAATATCATGAAGCATCATAAATAACTTCTCACAATTAGCAGTATTGCAGTGTGAAAAATCATGTAACGAAAAACTCGTGTTATGTTCACATGGAATATCTCTGTAACATATTCATCTTGGCTATGCTGTACTTGTAGTTGCAACATCCTTTTGCTATGCATATTAAGGTCTATTTGCAGTGTCATAATCATTCCTTGTCATTCTGTTTTGCATTTGATGTGATTAATATCTTAGCATCTTCCGTTGTCTGTCCAAGGATCCTGCTGATAAGAGGAATGTGATATGCGATGAGAAGCTAAAAGAACTTCTCAAGGTTGATAGCTTCCATGGATTCACAGTTTCAAAGTTGCTGGCACCTCATTTCATCAAGGAAAAACAGTGAGATGTACCTTCTAATATTTCtctaaaatccatggaaatggaaATTTTGTCCTTAGTGTAACTTGAACTTTTcatgattaaatattttggtGCTTCAGAGTGGCAACAAACGGTTGACAAATTGCTTTATCATCTTCTTACACTGTATGACTAAACTACTGGACTTGTTTTGTTCATAGAGTTTCAATGTCACAATATTGAATTCATTTTCTAATCAGCTGGTAAAGGATGATCAAATGGATCTTTGGCTGTTTTTCAAATCATATACTTCTTACCTACAGAATTAGCAGTTTAAATTACAAATTCCTGCATTAGATATTTCAGATCATGATGCGGCCAGCAACAGCAACAAATTTATGTTTACTCAGTTTTGATTGCTGATATTAGAAAAGTGATAATTAAGGTGCTTCTTTGTCACACCTACAGAGAGAGAGCAGGTTGAGAAGAACCAGAGGGTATCATCaacagtttctttcttccttgtacatctttaACTCTGTTTGAGGTAGAAATTCTGGGAGCATGACATAGAGCACATGTATTAGGATAAATCATCCAAATTCTATGGACTCTCTCAAAACTGCCCTGTCATTTTTGGTGGATCATGGAGGCAGAACCAACCTGCCATCAATTGATTCTGATGCAGCTGGAATGGATTCTGGATAATATTGTTGGTAAGCTCAAAATTCACTGTCCTCAAGAGTTTGATTTTCCAAACATCCTCTGTTGGTTATCAGCTGCTTGTCAACTTTTTCGATTTGTTCTGCTCATTTATGGTCTTTGAAATCCTCATGCATTAAGAGTTCTTGTGTTTGCATATTTTTTAGTATCTCACAGTGAAAAATGTTGCGCTACTATCTCATCCAAAACCTTCTTACTACTGCCACCATTTCTTCCACCACTAGCATTATTTTGATGTACCATGAGCAGTAGTATTATGCTTATGTTGCCAGCATGATAATTATCACAATATAGATTCATTTTGTGGTTTCATGCTAAATTTCGTGTATATgccagcttctatttttctttgcATCTTTGGAAATTTAAATCAAGCATTGTTAcctcatcatttatttttatgaaaaatcaTGTTTATGACATTTGATCTTCTTTCCTGCCCATGAAGGTTGTGCTGAAGTCAATCTTCCATGTTGTTGATATGTTTTACATGGTTGAAACAACAATGTGATCTTGTAGACATAATGTGCTGGTTTACTTAAATCTATCTATTGCTATTGTTTGACCATTTAGCACTCCTGTCATTAAGGATTTAAGTTTATGGTGTTTCAGCTAGTGTTCTTtcaggaaaaataaataaatgtgttTTGGTACCTTTTTCTATGATGGAAGAGATTAGGTCTTTTAAGACAAGAAGGTTAAACTGTCCTTATGAGACAATTAGGATTAGTGGTGCCATGAGACTATAAATCAAGACTTATgaatcaattatcaattgatgTAACTATTGATAGAGTCAGGATGATTGTCGAGGCAAATCTTAGCGATATAACAAAGATCCATCCTTTAATTTAAAGATTCTGTAAACATGAACTTAAACTGTTGTTAATTTAATTAAACATATTATTTTGTTAAAATCTCAACGATAGAACAAAGATCCATGTTCAATGTAAGCATAATGAAATGCTAAATCAACTCAGCCTTCCCCATATTCAATATAAGCTTTGTGTTTTGAAGGCAGCATAAGAACTACTTCAtggatttttctttttcctttttccctgATTCCGTGATCCCTTCTTCCTCCTTTGGCTCTCTGTGGGATTCTTTTGGTTGGGTGGGCATGTGGGTGCATTTCAGTTAGGTGGGAAGTACAAGGagtgaagcaaaaaaaaaaagtctttttgTTGGGCAAGGGAATAAAGGGCAGAGGTGGGCCCAGCGAACCAGAGTGAACCACTGGTAGTGAACCTTGGGCCCCACAGAGAACAATTCATGGGCCCACATAGGACGCTGCGAACCGATGCCGTCGCCTCCTCCACGTCTGAAGAATGCACTCAGTtcagttgcatatatatatatatatatatatatatatatatatatatatcatctggTGAGATTATATATAGATGCACATGTTCATGTAATAACTTTAGATGAGCAAGTAGGAAGAAGATTGGAAAACACGGGAGGGATATATGCAAGGCTGAGTGCATGATTCAAACATGTCAACCAAGTCCACAGGTTGGAACATCAGGCATCAAGCATGTAGATAGAACATGATCTTTTCTTGAAAGGATTCCAGTGGCATAGATTCCCCAATTACTTCATCAAAATGAGACCACTCTAAGGTATCAGTCAATCAAAATCACTGTAAATGGTGTGATAAAACCctttacagagagagagagagagagagatgttttcTTTGCTTACAATTTTCATCAAAACAccctttgttttcttttcctatGGAAGAACCCTAGAGAGGAGGGGGAGAAAGAACcctaaggaggaggaagaggagatctTTTCTTTGTTAGTCCAAACTtgatgaaaaaaacaaaaaaaggatcATTGTTCTAAGGTACCAGTCAAACAAAGGCACTGTAGATGGTGAGTGATATTTCTGGCTCTCTGCTATTCTTCCTTCTCATATGGAAAGGAAGAAGCAGTCATAACTCAAGACTATGAGTGCGAAGAAAAGAAACCCTAAAAGCCAATCTTCCATGGAAGAATAAGATCTTTTCTATGCTTGGTGTATCATCTCTGGAACACAACCATGCAAGCTGACAAAGGAATTAGAGAACCGCCATCATTTTCTTGTGGGTGGCTGCTTGGTTTCTTGTGTTACTGCTGCTCCATTTCCATGCAATGATTTCTACTACTTCTTGGCCACAGCTTTAGGGTTTTGGTGGGTCTGCAATCCAACTCAGCATCCATTTGCTGATCATAAATTGAGAGATTCAACATCACCTTTTGTTCCCTCTCTCACCATGAAAAGAAACTCTTCACGTTGTCTCTTCTTGCAAGGAAATGGAGGGAGTCATGAATGGTTGTCATCCACCATATGATTTAACAGTAGATAAATTTTGATGTTAATTCTAATAGATATCATCTCCATAATAATATACAGTTAGTTTGTAAATGTGATGTAGTAGTAGCATCATTATACTTCCAAATTGACCATCATGCAAGTGAATTAGGAAGAATACCTCATCAACTAGTGCTCCTTAAAAGTAGTATCCAAATGCCAACTCATCCTTTATCCACAATGACTGTGCTCCAAGTCCAAAAATTCCAAATTATTCTTTGGATTCCAACAATATTCTTCTCAAGGAAGCCAATTTTAGTTGTGCTTCTTCCATCCAATCTTATCCACTTAGTCATCAGGACAAGAGCCTATTGAAGATTTATTAGTAttggaggaaagaaaattcttatGTTAATGTCAACTTTCATCTTTAACAcaacataatgatgaaattgattCAATCTGATCTATTTTTCAAACTTATCActtaagaaaataaattaatatgaTATAAAATGATACATTTTATCATGCTTTCTTGccttttttttaacttataatttatttatttaaaattattaatttaaataaatcaaGTGTATATTCCCAAAGGTTTATTTGATTCCTAGACAACACCATCAGCCAatcattagagagagagagagagaataaaaggAACTAATGAAAATAATACCAAGATTCTAATCCCGGTGAGTTGGAGCATCGCGTGTGAAGCGGTATCTGGATCCCGCCGATTTAATCGCGTCGAGTTACGCGGGGAATCCGCGACTCGAGCTCGTTAGTCTCCGGTCCATTTTGCCTCCTCCTTCCCGGTTCACCCGGAGCGGTCCGATTCAACTCTCCTCCCTCGTTATATAATGCTCGCTTCTCCTCTCCCTCGTAAAGGCGCccggagaagaaagaaagaggtggAGCGGCGATGGGCTCGGCGGTGTTCGAGATGGGACTGGAGTTGGAGCTGTGCGCCACCCGGATCGTCGGCGACTTCGTGAAGGAGGTGTCGGCGATCGAGAGCGGCGGCAGTGGGCGGGCATCGAGGCTCGAGGAGTCCATCAAGTTCTTGGAGGAGGAAAAGCGAAAGATCGAGGCTTTTAGACGCGAGGTCCCCATCTGCATGCGTCTTCTTCGCGAGGGTTCGCCTGATGCTTCCTTTTCTCCTCCCTCATCGTATTAAGATGTTGCTTTAGGCTATTCTTTCGATGTTAAAATCGGTACTTTGGATTTCGATTGCAGTGATCGAAAGGTTGAGGAGGGAGATCGAGCGGTGCCGCTGCGAGAGTTTTGGACATGTATTCGGGGAATTCATGCCTCTTAAGAGTAAAGTCGAGGACGATGGAGGGGTAAAAGTGGAAACGGATTGCAGAGATAAGATGAACTGGATGAGTTCCGTCCAACTCTGGAGCGATAATTACAGTGAGAACGATGACGAAGAGAAGATCGTGTCGAATGAGGTGGAAAAGAAGGATTCTTCACGGAAAATGTTCGATCTTTGTTCATATCTTCGCGAGATATGTCTTAAATGGATCGCCTGGTTTTGATCGCAGCAAGATGGAGCGGTGGATCACAGACAGGGGAAGGGGAAGTCTCTAGAATGCAAGAGCCGGAGCAGCGGGGTCGAGTTCCTGCCATTTAAAGCTTTATCGCCTCTTGCTGCGAgctccgaggaggaggaggagaagcccgCTTCTGCGTTGCCTGAGCTCTCGCTGCAATCACCGGCGATCAACAGAACCCTTGACCTTGTAACTCCGGTCGCTTTGGGTGACCACCGAGGCTTCGGTGGTTTCAGAAAAGCCACTGAGTGGGTGCCTGCGACCCTTGGCTTGCAGTCACGGCTGCAACCACCGAGGAAGGCGAGGAGGTGCTGGTCGCAGGAACTGCATCGCCGGTTCGTCCTCGCCATCCAACAGCTGGGTGGCGCCCAAGGTAAGAGCCAAGGTTCCATCTTTCCTCAATTATCATTGTAGGGTGCTATTAGTCGATTTCTATTAAGTTTTTCTCAATCTGTCTTCGATCCTTGAATCTGTTAAGCTTGTAAATTATTGTTCTGATATCAAAATTGCTCTTTCGCTTCACTTTGGATTTCTTCCTATGGAGAAAGAAGAACAATAAAATTGAAAGTAACACGAAGAAGAGTCATGGTTGTCTCATCAAAAGAGGTAGTCAGAATTTTGATACATGTTCTATCTGATCGAAATATCAGAAAAATTCTGCGGAGTATATTGGTCGGAGAATGAAGTCCATAGGAGGAGGAACCTCTTCTTTTACTTGGATTTGACTGTTGGTGCTCATTGATGCAGTGGCTACTCCCAAGCAGATACGAGAACTGATGAAGGTGGATGGGCTCACAAATGATGAAGTGAAGAGCCATCTGCAGGTGGGTTCTGAGTTCCATTTGGGTTGACACATTGCTTCCTGATCAAATTTTCAGCTGGTTGTTGTTAGAAAGTTTTGTTTAATGATCTGTTCCTACCATTTCAGAAATACCGATTGCACATTGAAAGGGTCCACGCTCAAAGGCTTCCTAATGCTGTGGCTACGGCAGATCGAGCAGTTGTGGTTTTAGGAGGCCTATGGGATCGTGAGGAACAATACACTAGTTCCTCACAACAGAGTTTTTCACAATCTGGGTCGCCGATGAGCCCATTTCAGTTAGCTGGCTCTAGATGAGCTCTGGCTAGAGATAGCTTTGAGGAAACTGGCAAATCAGAGAGCTATAGCTGGAAATTTGGAGGCTTTCCAGTACTCGGTGAAGGAGATCAATGTctagagagaaaaagagagagagagagagagagagagagagagagagagaatcaaaaTTTTGCTGATACAATACAACTGGGGGGAAATGATGAGACTGGTGAGTCTTGATTCTCTCCCATCACTTCTTCCATTTACTTATTTGCCTTCTTAAATTTTGGTTTTTGGACACTAAGAAGGTTTTTTCGACACTGTTTGATCATTAGGGGAGTGTTATTTCCTTATGATGAAGTATTTCCAACATATTTTGGACACCATCATCCTTAATCCTTTTTCAACAGCTTGGTGTAATCATATTTGACATCTTTCTCCATCTGTTAAGTTTCTGTGACAGGTTACTCAAGGGATGAGATAGCAACAGAAGAGATCATGGACAAGAGAGACTTCTGGCACCAACAACATTTAATCATCCAAATCAGTGGTCCTGTCTGAAATTGTCTGGAATTCATCTTAAAATCCAATGCTCAGATCTGGCACTCACATTCCTGCTTCCAAGTCATTTTCCTGTTTGTGAGCTGACAATTTCATCCATGATTCCACTGTTTCATTGCTATTTCTGAGGGACCACCTTGTCATTTTTCTTCCTGTAAGTTCATTTCTGTTTGTGCATCTTGGTCATCTTAGATCCACATTCTCTTGTTCTTATGTTAGTCTTTACCCCTGCAAGCAGAAAGACAGGCTTCAAGTATAGCATCTTCTCAATTATATCTTTCTCCAAAGGACTTGCACCTCAAACAGATGGATATTTCTTGATATCTCCAGCTGTTGCAAAGCAAATCCAGACCATTCCCTGGTGCCCATCCTTTCTGTTCTTCTTGCATCACAGGCTGGATGGAGCCAGGCAGCTAACTTTAGCATCTTGCAAGCTATCTTTTTCTGAATTCATCTTCTTGTCCTGGCAACCATGTGGAGCCTGCACATTAAACTTCCAGCTTTTTTGTTGTCTACTGCTGCATCTAATTCCAGTCTTAGAACTACACAGATGCCTTGTTTGCTGCATGTCCACCTGAAACAAAGCCATCCATCAACTGTCTTTACAGTTTCAGGAGAACagagtcatcaacataaatataggCAGACATCAAACTGCCATGGATCAAAAGTCCTGTTATAGTGTGATCTCACAAACTCTTATGTAGCAAGTGCTCCAATTGAGTTCAGCTGTTGTTTGGCTGTCTACCTTCTGAGGTTCTTCTTTGCCTACTACTGATGGGGTTAATTAAGATTTACTGCTCCCTGTGAATCTTCAGTCAACAAAGCAACAGTCTTGAGAAGAGCTCAAAGAATCTGACCTTGGAAAAagtattgatatatcttttggttTTTGCTAAAGAAATGCCAAATTTCACAGCAGGATCACTGAATGCTCCAACAAGAGAAAGATAATGAATCAACTGCCTTCTTGTCCTAAAATCCTGTTTGTCTTCTTGCTTACACTAAATTCATATCACCACAATGCACATCCAAAAATCTTTAAGGTGGGACACAAGTGTCACTCTCAATGAGGAAGATTGGATCGCTTGATCAAGATCCAGATGTTGGGCTTCTCTTCTTTCCCTCCTCACAGATGCATAATGACCTACAAATAAGGGAAACAGAACACAACTGAGGTACCTCCACCTCTTCTTTTCCTCTGCTTCACTAAATCATTGGACCATAATGTCATGAATCAACCACTCAGATTGAAATCCAAGTGAAATGTTCTTGGAAATTCCATGGTTTGAAGCCGAGACACGTAGCGACCTCGTCTTGTTTGGCTGGCCATGTTTTCTTCCAGCTGAAGGAAGAACCAGTTGCATGCAGGTGAAGCTAATCCATGGAGGCAGGTGAATTTTCACTGTTTCAGTAGATTACAGGGTATGAGAAAGGGCAAGAAGTTGTCTTTAATCTTCAGTGAAGGTGAAGGCTTTGAACTATTACTATCAAGAATACTTGGATACAATTATTACTCAATATCAATTCTTCTTACAAATAAGATTTGCACATCTATACTGCTTAATGTTCATTGCTGTTGCAGGCAAAGTTCCATGGAGTATGTTTGCCTTGACTGTTTGTTGATCTCACTCTTCTGAGGTTTTCTGTGAACATGCCTGTGAAAAGTTTTTTGGAGAATTAGTACTGATGAATTAAGAGAACACACAACTCCACTAATTCCAATTCCTGTGCCAATGAAATGAGACATCTTTGACATATACTGCTGCTCTTCAATACTAAGAGACAATTTTGCATAGAAAATCTTAGCTTTATCCAAGGACATaaaactaatataaatttttgGAGACCTACAAAACAATCATATAGTTTCATGCTACTTAATAAATTTGCAGGGGAAGTAATGACAAGCAATTGCAGAGGAAATGGAAGATTACTCTAAGGACATAAAGAAGAGAGGGAAATATAAACCACCATCATATTTTGGTGGAGTTCTGCACTTGGTTTTCCCTCCTTCATCAGCATAAAACTCAAATCTATCTCCAGGAAATATGCAGTCATGTAGTTTCAGGTCAATGATACATTTGTCAGATAAAAATACAACAGATTCAAAGCATTTCTGGAACTTCAACAAGCTTGAAAAGCTATGAATTCTTCATGACTGTAATTGCAACAACTCTTTCAGACCACTCAATTTATTATTGACTTCACTATGTTGTGTTTAGCAGTAATCATCAGAAATACAGGATAATAATTCTGTTCAATCTGTTGTCTCTACCAAAAGAAAGAACTTAAAAAAGATTGACAACAAGAACCACCCTGAATTGCAACTAATATAGGATCATTACTCCCAATCCTATTTGCTTCCATAAACATGATATATTGTAATAGCTTTAATCTGATGGTGAAGTTAGATATGTGTGTTATCCTTGGTAGTTGCTAAAAGTATTCCCATAACTTTGCTATTCAACTCCCAGTAAAGCAACTTCATTCCAATCCCTATTGTTTCATTGATGCATCTTTGGGTGGCCTACCAAGATTGGTTTGATGATTTATGTCATCTTCAAGCCATTCATTTCAGTTGCCTCATCTGGCCTCAGGAACAAGCACTCATGAATGTTCTTCTATCTTGAATCCAGCAGACCTGGATGTAGGTTTTCTTGCCTGTCATCCCATCATTTAGATGGATTTGCAAAGGAGAGATTAGTGAGAATAGATAAATTCAAGCATGTTGCTTTCCTGCTCAAAAGCACtggaaaaaaaagataataagatGAGAATATGAAAGATCATCTTGTAAAAGAAAAGTGGAAACAATTAGGAGTAGAAAGGGATGTTAAACAGAAGGTTAATCAATGCCATCAAAGCTTGTAAAAGATTTCATGATTTCTAATTGCATTGACCATTTTGTAGGAACCTAAACAGGCATGAACGCATAAAAATCATTTACTTTCAAGCTTCAATCTAATACTTCTGCTGGCTTATCCAACCTTGCTAATATATCCTTCTCAGAAATATAAGCAGATCACATTGGCAAGAGCTGAAAGCCTAATTGGAAAAAGATGAGAATTGATGTATGTGTTTGTAGTGACAACCCAACCTAAGAAAAGAGCAACTTGCATCAAAGATAATCAAATAGACAGAAATATATGGACTCCAGGAAACACACACACAAGTATTACACATCTAATGTTTGGAGAAGAATGTGTTCTTGAACAACAATGCAGATCAAGTAGCTTAGGACACACTGCAATTGACATTAGCTGAAAATTCATTTGATACAGTTCAATTGATGTTAGTATCAGTTTATGTGGTTGATCATGAGACCATTAACATGTGCACCTCAACATGTTTTGTACTTGGAAACTAATGAACAAGTGAAGGAAGAACaaatcaagaaaaagaaatgtTGTGAGTTCATAGACAAGCTAGAAGAAGATGATGTTTTTGAGAATATATCTTTAGTCTCACCAATATATCTATGTCTATGAAAACAAGATGCTAGAAAAAAACATGTAGAAATTGAGAATATTATTTTTGGTGCAGATCATATATAATAATAGCATCAGAAATATTGCACTAGCAAAGAATGAATGTTTACTTTGTAGTAAATCTCTATGATCTAAATATAGCATCGGTCCCAAGGAAGAACCCAGAAGCCATGAGAGGCCACCATATCACTGTCACCAGTGTTTCGTCATGCAAGGGTGCAGTGAAGAACATGTCTTCCATAAGAAAGAGATTGCAGATATCTGTTTTGGAGACTGTTCAAGCAGCTCTGGAAACTGAGGTCACTTAGGATCATTTTCACAGTCTTTATTTGTTATGGTATGATCCAAGAGAGAAAGACGTATGAAT
Above is a genomic segment from Musa acuminata AAA Group cultivar baxijiao chromosome BXJ3-4, Cavendish_Baxijiao_AAA, whole genome shotgun sequence containing:
- the LOC108952523 gene encoding transcription factor HHO2-like isoform X2 codes for the protein MGSAVFEMGLELELCATRIVGDFVKEVSAIESGGSGRASRLEESIKFLEEEKRKIEAFRREVPICMRLLREVIERLRREIERCRCESFGHVFGEFMPLKSKVEDDGGVKVETDCRDKMNWMSSVQLWSDNYSENDDEEKIVSNEQDGAVDHRQGKGKSLECKSRSSGVEFLPFKALSPLAASSEEEEEKPASALPELSLQSPAINRTLDLVTPVALGDHRGFGGFRKATEWVPATLGLQSRLQPPRKARRCWSQELHRRFVLAIQQLGGAQEKFCGVYWSENEVHRRRNLFFYLDLTVGAH
- the LOC108952523 gene encoding transcription factor NIGTH1-like isoform X1, whose amino-acid sequence is MGSAVFEMGLELELCATRIVGDFVKEVSAIESGGSGRASRLEESIKFLEEEKRKIEAFRREVPICMRLLREVIERLRREIERCRCESFGHVFGEFMPLKSKVEDDGGVKVETDCRDKMNWMSSVQLWSDNYSENDDEEKIVSNEQDGAVDHRQGKGKSLECKSRSSGVEFLPFKALSPLAASSEEEEEKPASALPELSLQSPAINRTLDLVTPVALGDHRGFGGFRKATEWVPATLGLQSRLQPPRKARRCWSQELHRRFVLAIQQLGGAQVATPKQIRELMKVDGLTNDEVKSHLQKYRLHIERVHAQRLPNAVATADRAVVVLGGLWDREEQYTSSSQQSFSQSGSPMSPFQLAGSR